The window AAATTTTTTATCGGTCCAAAAGAGTTTTTATCGGTCCAAACACAGCCCCTGGCGAACCCCCGCTTCGAATAGGGCTATTTATGGACAACATATGTATCCGGCGGTATGTCTGTTTGTATGTTAGGCGTGGTCCGTTTACCTATGGGAGGGATTAGTTTGCTATTGTTTGAAAACCAATTGAAAGAGTTTGAAAACTATTTGCCTGCTTTAACCAAAAAGGAGGATTTTGATTCTTTTTGGAAGGATAGTCTAAAAGAAGCTGCTGAAATCCCGTTAAATAGTGTTCTGGAGGAAATGGACTATGGGATTAAGCAGATAAGGGCCTATGTTGTTTCCTACCAAGGGTTTGGGGGAAATCCGATACACGGATATTATATTCTTCCCCGGGATCTAAGCGGCCAGGTGCCTTGTGTCATTTGTTATCACGGTTATGGTAGTGACAAAGGGTCTATCTCGAATTATATGAAATGGGTTATCCAGGGGTACGCAGTTCTGGCCATTGATACGAGGGGCCATGGAGCTAGCGGGGATGTTTCAGGCTATACGACAGGGACCAATGGAACATGGGTATTGCATGGTATTTTAGATAAACACGAGTATTATTATCGAAAGGTTTATATAGATAATAAACGTGCAATTGATTTTGTTGTTTCACGGCCGGAAATCGATAAAAACCGTATTTGTACATATGGTGCAAGCATGGGCGGGGGAATAGCGCTAGCGGTAGCAGCTTTAGATCAGCGGCCCAAGCTCGTCATTGCGGATGTACCGAATATGTGCAATATTGAGCTGGCCATTCAGCAAAAACTCGAAGGATCACTCGTTAGCCTTGAAAATTATTTAGCGAAGTATCCAGAAAAGGTACACCACATATTCGACAATCTATCTTACTTTGATAATCTGAACTTCGCCTCTATGATTAAAAGCAAAATTCGGATTTCAGCCGCGCTAAAGGATCCAATTTGTCCTCCGCAAACGATATACGGAGTATACAACCACATTCCAGCAGACAAGAGCATGGTCGTCCACCCGTTTTCAGGGCATAACGCACCAAGTCTAACAGCTCATCTTGATGAAACGCTTTCCTTTGTGAATGAACACCTCTGAGTAAAATTCAAAACCGCTGAATTAATTTTAAAATCGCCGAATTAAATTCAAAACCGCCGAATTAATTTTAAAATCGCCGAATTAATTTCAGCCCACTGAATTAATGGAAGGATGGGGAAGCTCTCGTGCTTCCTTTTTCGTTTTTGGAGGAGCAAACTATTAAGAAAGCTTATTATTTTCTCTAATCCCATTAAGAATTAAAATGGCTCCTAATAAAAAGAAGGTAAGGCCCTTAGAAAAACCTACAATAAAGAATATACTGCCGATTAATAGATAGCTTGAAACCTTTGGGTTGTTATAATGAATCTTTTTCAAGATGAAGACCTCCTGGAATTCTATTATTATCTCCGATAAAAGTTGCCCGCGGTGGACACTAGGATCCTTTAGCAACCCCTTCAGCTTGTTCTAACTAAGGTCTATACTATCATTTTTATTTGGTTTTTTGGTTCTGTTAAACAAGTATGTTGATTTCCGCGAAACAAATGGAATGTCTTAATATTGGCGAAATATAGTGGGTGCTGATTTTTGGATGCGATTGTACATCGGGATTAACTATAATTAATAGTAATAATGAACCACGCAAATTAAATTGGTTTTTGAAGCACAAATAAATTTCCCAACACATAGAAAATATTAAAGACGTTTAATAGACTTGTCTTTTAAACGTGTGAAAACCAAAATTAACTTAATGAAGTTGAACTATCAAAATTTTAACACCTTTTTTGATGGTTCATTTTTTTATGGAAAGGAGGGAGCTTGTATCATTTGAAAGCGTTTACTATTTTGAAAAATTAAAGTGAGGTGGACATATTGAAAAGC is drawn from Bacillus sp. FJAT-18017 and contains these coding sequences:
- a CDS encoding acetylxylan esterase, yielding MLLFENQLKEFENYLPALTKKEDFDSFWKDSLKEAAEIPLNSVLEEMDYGIKQIRAYVVSYQGFGGNPIHGYYILPRDLSGQVPCVICYHGYGSDKGSISNYMKWVIQGYAVLAIDTRGHGASGDVSGYTTGTNGTWVLHGILDKHEYYYRKVYIDNKRAIDFVVSRPEIDKNRICTYGASMGGGIALAVAALDQRPKLVIADVPNMCNIELAIQQKLEGSLVSLENYLAKYPEKVHHIFDNLSYFDNLNFASMIKSKIRISAALKDPICPPQTIYGVYNHIPADKSMVVHPFSGHNAPSLTAHLDETLSFVNEHL